Below is a window of Leuconostoc gasicomitatum LMG 18811 DNA.
AGTACAAAAAACAGAGAAAGCTATTCAAATGGCATTTATCGAAATTGCCAGCAAAAAGGGTTTTAATAAAATGTCCGTGAAAGATATAACCGAAGTTGCACATATTAGTAGAGGAACATTTTATCTACACTATTTGGACAAATTTGACTTACTAGATCACTATGAAAATGATTTGTTAAACGGCATTGTTGAACTATTTGGCAAATATTCAAAACCATCATTGAAGAAAGCATTACCCAATAAGGATTATACTAACAATGCATTCTTTCAAATGTTCTCATACTTATACAAACACAAACAATTGACTTCTGTACTTCTTCGAAACCCAGATTCAATAATTAAAACTCGGATGAAAGAAATAATTGACATGGATATAAAATTTGATTTAACAAATCACACAAAAATATCAATCGAACTAACTATTCCGAATGATTATGCTGAAGAAATCATCCTACAAAATGTTCTGTCAATCATTACCTTTTGGTTACAAAAATCTCATCCAGAGAAACCGGACATAGTATATCAAATCTTTTTAAACTGTTTATTTCAATTCTAATTGGATCTATTACTTTCCTCTCTATTATTTTTTGCTTGAGAATTATTTTAGGTGGTTTTGGAACATGGCTAACTACTATTATTCTTGTATTGCAAATTTCAGCTTCATCTGGACTCTATCCTGTAGAACTAACAAGCGGTTTTGCACGTGCTATTAGCCCATATTTACCAATGACATACCTAATCGATGCTCTACGCCATGCTATCTCTTTGGGTGGTGGTATAACAACTGATATGATAATTATATTAATTACCACATTTTTCATGAATATTTTCATTATTTTTAAATTTCATCGTGACAAATGGCTAAAACTTGCCGTGGTAAATTTGATAGGCAGTACACTGATAAATTTGAGTTATTACGTCACTATGCAAATGAAACATTATCGATTATTAGGAAATTTTTAATAATAAAATGGTGAATTGTAAAAGCAACAACGAGGATAGTAACTATATATTTTAGGTGAAAACATTCACGAATGTTCTCTTCATTCATTCTAATGAACAATTTTTTTGACGATTTGATATTAATTTAATCTAGAAGAATTACTATTTTTACATAGTCAATTGATTGACTACTCTCTTCTCTCCCCCGCTTTTTATAATAGAAATCTCCTTAAAGAAGGAAGATCACATCAGCCAATCAATAAATTAGTCTTTATCAGAATGCTATTATGCCACAAAGTTTCACAAGCAATTAAACGCGCGGTTACAACTTTTTAATAGATTTCCCCCTTGTTTTTTAAAAAAATTCACAAAATAAAGTCACATAAAATCTAACACTAGTGGCAAAATTAGCGTTATAATTTTCATAGACTACGAGGAGGATATCACAAATGCAATTAACAAATTTTAAATTAAACCAAGACCCAGAAAAATTGGTTCAATCTCATGATTACAACCTAGACCCAAAAGTGAAATACTTAATTAATATGAGTGATGAAATGCTTGAGCAAAA
It encodes the following:
- a CDS encoding TetR/AcrR family transcriptional regulator, which encodes MAGNIKVQKTEKAIQMAFIEIASKKGFNKMSVKDITEVAHISRGTFYLHYLDKFDLLDHYENDLLNGIVELFGKYSKPSLKKALPNKDYTNNAFFQMFSYLYKHKQLTSVLLRNPDSIIKTRMKEIIDMDIKFDLTNHTKISIELTIPNDYAEEIILQNVLSIITFWLQKSHPEKPDIVYQIFLNCLFQF